The following coding sequences are from one Zonotrichia albicollis isolate bZonAlb1 chromosome 13, bZonAlb1.hap1, whole genome shotgun sequence window:
- the APRT gene encoding adenine phosphoribosyltransferase gives MSDERLRRVRDRVRPFPDFPEPGVLFRDISPLLKDPVAFRALIDLLEDHVRALYPKIDFIVGLDSRGFLIGTPLAQRLGIGFVPVRKKGKLPGATESISYSLEYGKAELEVQSDAVEPGQKVVIVDDLLATGGTMRAACELLKRLKAEILECLVIIELKALKGSEKLNSIPFYSLLQYD, from the exons ATGAGCGACGAGCGGCTGCGCCGGGTGCGCGACCGCGTCCGGCCCTTCCCGGACTTCCCCGAGCCCGGCGTGCTGTTCCG TGATATCAGCCCCTTGCTGAAGGATCCTGTGGCCTTCAGGGCTTTGATTGATCTTCTGGAGGATCATGTGAGGGCACTTTACCCGAAAATCGACTTCATTGTGG gcCTGGACTCGCGGGGGTTCCTTATCGGGACCCCGCTGGCGCAGAGGTTGGGCATCGGCTTCGTGCCCGTGCGGAAAAAGGGGAAACTGCCTGGTGCCACTGAGTCCATCTCCTACAGCCTGGAATACGGCAAG gctgagctggaaGTCCAGAGTGATGCTGTGGAGCCAGGACAGAAGGTGGTGATTGTGGATGACCTGCTGGCAACTGGAG GAACCATGCGTGCTGCCTGCGAGCTGCTCAAGAGGCTGAAGGCTGAAATCCTGGAGTGCCTGGTGATCATCGAGCTGAAAGCCCTGAAAGGGTCAGAAAAGCTGAATTCCATCCCTTTCTACTCCCTGCTGCAGTATGACTGA
- the CDT1 gene encoding DNA replication factor Cdt1: MAQLRLTDFFGQTKGTTGAPAKRSGGRPLKAALAGAPVHREEEDGVPAGLSGRSLPLPGSPHTPARGGSPALRGLAGRKRNRREMEAGSPVGARFGEPSGKSARKRLELPRDAEPGFPGAATSSSPLATPRAPTPLSQDPAMSPPASTSGSPGRGQDTGTEPGPASPGPARRLQREDVAELQGRLQRMKVMKVPGQVPSVPSGTSSDLRSRLERVRQLEQCVRQRRAATGATGAGDTKDTGAGDTKDTGAAAPQGETGQKAPAYQRFHTLAQELPPGLTLPYKFRVLAEMFRSVDTIAGMLFNRAETVTFAKVKQGVQDMMRRQFEEQHLGQIKAVYPSSYRLRQEKNVPTFGSGGKKKSEYQLTLEPVLGEEEKVDGRPHLSASRLLERRREFHRNLVNIVREHHKAFLAALSPPMVVPEEKLTRWHPRFNVDEVPDISPAELPRPPQEERLSTAQEVLSQARGMLSPKMEKALANLALRTAESSAGEPALSKAPTPASTSSALRGVSQGLLERVRAKEAARLAALLTRDAGQEQRAARLARLPAMARLLRGAFVAEKKAALSMELLCARLADSCPELVAPGEMEKHVRLFAELLPDWVGIHNLRTDVYVKLDKEKDLGLVTERLNKAAKEAGAL; this comes from the exons ATGGCCCAGCTCCGCCTCACCGACTTCTTCGGCCAGACCAAAGGGACCACCGGAGCCCCGGCCAAGCGCAGCGGCGGCCGCCCGCTCAAGGCCGCTCTTGCCGGTGCCCCGGTGCaccgggaggaggaggatggtgtCCCGGCGGGGCTCAGCGGGCGCTCGCTGCCGCTGCCCGGTTCGCCGCACACCCCGGCCCGCGGGGGCTCTCCGGCGCTGCGGGGCCTGGCGGGCAGGAAACGGAACCGCCGGGAGATGGAAGCGGGGTCGCCCGTCGGGGCCCGGTTCGGAGAACCCAGCGGGAAGTCGGCGCGGAAGcggctggagctgccccgggaTGCGGAGCCGGGGTTTCCGGGAGCG GCCACCAGCTCCTCGCCTCTGGCCACTCCTCGAGCCCCGACACCGCTGTCACAGGACCCGGCCATGTCCCCCCCGGCCAGCACCAGCGGCTCCCCGGGCCGTGGGCAGGACACGGGGACAGAGCCCGGCCCAGCATCCCCGGGGCCGGCCCGGCGCCTGCAGCGG gaggACGTGGCCGAGCTGCAGGGCCGCCTGCAGAGGATGAAGGTGATGAAGGTGCCGGGCCAggttccctctgtccccagcggGACCAGCAGTGACCTGCGGAGCCGCCTGGAGCGTGTGcggcagctggagcagtgcgTCCGGCAGAGGAGAGCGGCCACCGGGGCCaccggggctggggacaccaaggacaccggggctggggacaccaaggACACCGGGGCGGCAGCTCCACAGGGAGAGAccgg GCAGAAGGCCCCGGCGTACCAGCGGTTCCACACGCtggcccaggagctgcccccggGGCTGACGCTGCCCTACAAGTTCCGCGTGCTGGCAGAGATGTTCCGCAGCGTGGACACCATCGCCGGGATGCTCTTCAACCGCGCCGAGACCGTCACCTTCGCCAAGGTCAAGCAGGGCGTGCAGGACATGATGCGCAG GCAGTTTGAAGAGCAGCACCTGGGGCAGATCAAGGCTGTGTATCCCAGCTCGTACCGGCTGCGCCAGGAGAAGAACGTCCCCACCTTCGGCAGCGGTGGGAAGAAGAAGTCTGAGTATCAGCTCACGCTGGAGCCGGTCCTGGGGGAAG AGGAGAAGGTGGATGGGCGCCCGCACCTGTCGGCGTCGCGGCTGCTGGAGCGCAGGAGGGAATTCCACCGCAACCTGGTCAACATCGTCAGGGAGCACCACAAG GCAttcctggctgccctcagccctcCCATGGTGGTGCCAGAGGAGAAGCTGACCCGGTGGCATCCCCGCTTCAATGTGGACGAGGTGCCGGACATCAGCCCCGCGGAGCTGCCGCGGCCGCCgcaggaggagaggctgagcacggcccaggaggtgctgagccagGCCCGGGGCATGCTGAGCCCCAAG ATGGAAAAAGCTCTTGCCAACCTGGCCCTCAGAACGGCTGAATCCAGCGCGGGGGAGCCGGCACTTTCCAAAGCCCCAACCCCTGCCAGCACCTCCAGTGCGCTCAGAGGGGtgtcccaggggctgctggagcgg GTGCGGGCCAAGGAGGCGGCGCGGCTGGCGGCGCTGCTGACGCGGGACGCGGGGCAGGAGCAGCGGGCGGCGCGGCTGGCACGGCTGCCGGCCATGGCGCGGCTCCTGCGCGGCGCCTTCGTGGCCGAGAAGAAGGCGGCGCTCAGCATGGAGCTGCTCTGCGCCCGCCTGGCCGACAGCTGCCCCGAGCTGGTGGCACCAG GTGAGATGGAGAAACACGTGCGGCTCTTTGCGGAGCTCCTGCCAGACTGGGTGGGCATCCACAACCTCAGGACGGATGTCTACGTCAAGCTGGACAAAGAGAAGGACCTGGGCCTCGTCACCGAGAGGCTCAACAAGGCGGCCAAGGAGGCTGGAGCTCTCTGA